In Gossypium raimondii isolate GPD5lz chromosome 12, ASM2569854v1, whole genome shotgun sequence, a single window of DNA contains:
- the LOC105764776 gene encoding cyclin-dependent kinase G-2 isoform X1, whose translation MAAGRVDVRRRIDVEKLNRGHVHANPVKNGYNYPSNNKDKFDLGPRRCGLDDVARVKNDVKQMLDDGVQQPPEKKRKFSPIVWDLEDKEGRFSSKNRDVVTTSILSSPSSPSKVSNTVSNQVYKHQPFSANVIKEVEHMVSKSLVSDFGAALSPSLPDQQCLDDEQEPELIGKENVRAPNIFTSRWASDSDDEDGSLTEDKISRSSSLESGELEREELEVDRAQSDQRSSSVLSACEDGGMECKLDSGDVMDIDDMRDEDAVVDQSDLGVEEPAGGCMNMLHGCRSVFEYEKLNKISEGTYGIVYRAKDKMTGEIVALKKVKILDRRDLEEYGFPVTSLREINILASFHHPSIVKAREVVVDDHDNVYMVMEYMEHDLKWLMDSMKRRFSTSDVKCLILQLLEGVKYLHDNWVLHRDLKTSNLLLNNQGELKICDFGMARQYGSPLKPYTTKVVTQWYRAPELLLGAKKYSTAVDMWSVGCIMAELLAKEPLFKGTSEIDQLRKIFDTLGVPSEKIWPGFSELPGSKANYSKQPYNLLRKKFPAASFTGSAVLSDAGFDLLNRLLTYDPEKRITADDALNHDWFRELPLPKSKDFLPTFPPKV comes from the exons ATGGCGGCAGGGCGAGTTGATGTTCGGAGGAGAATTGATGTTGAGAAATTGAATCGGGGCCATGTTCATGCAAATCCCGTTAAGAATGGATATAATTATCCATCTAATAATAAGGATAAGTTCGATCTGGGTCCTAGGAGATGTGGGTTAGACGATGTTGCCAGGGTTAAAAATGATGTGAAACAGATGTTGGATGATGGGGTTCAGCAGCCCCCGGAAAAAAAGAGGAAGTTTTCCCCGATTGTATGGGACCTGGAAGACAAAGAAGGAAGATTTTCATCCAAGAACAGGGATGTTGTGACGACTAGCATTCTGTCATCTCCTTCTTCACCTTCCAAAGTGTCAAATACTGTTTCCAATCAGGTTTATAAGCATCAACCGTTCTCTGCAAACGTGATCAAAGAAGTGGAGCATATGGTATCCAAGTCTTTGGTGTCTGATTTTGGTGCTGCTTTATCTCCTTCACTGCCTGACCAGCAATGCCTGGATGATGAACAAGAACCAGAGTTgattggaaaagaaaatgttcGAGCACCCAACATATTTACATCACGTTGGGCTTCTGATAGTGATGATGAAGATGGATCTCTAACGGAGGATAAGATTAGTAGGAGTTCGAGTCTTGAGAGTGGAGAGCTTGAAAGAGAGGAGTTGGAAGTAGATAGGGCACAGTCTGATCAAAGAAGCAGCAGTGTACTGTCTGCTTGTGAGGATGGAGGCATGGAGTGTAAGTTGGACTCTGGTGATGTGATGGACATTGATGACATGCGTGACGAAGATGCTGTTGTTGATCAGTCAGATTTAGGTGTTGAAGAGCCAGCAGGAGGTTGTATGAACATGCTTCATGGTTGCAGAAGTGTTTTTGAGTatgaaaaattgaacaaaataagtGAAGGTACATATGGTATTGTTTACCGAGCTAAGGATAAGATGACAGGAGAAATTGTGGCACTGAAGAAGGTGAAGATTCTTGATCGAAGAGATTTAGAAGAATATGGTTTCCCTGTGACATCACTGAGAGAAATTAATATTCTTGCGTCTTTTCATCACCCTTCAATTGTGAAAGCTAGAGAAGTTGTTGTAGATGACCATGACAATGTTTACATGGTTATGGAGTACATGGAACATGACCTCAAGTGGCTAATGGACTCGATGAAACGACGATTCAGTACCAGTGATGTTAAATGTTTGATTCTACAGCTACTGGAGGGTGTGAAATATCTTCATGATAATTGGGTACTTCATAGGGATTTGAAAACATCCAATCTTCTCTTGAACAATCAAGGTGAACTCAAAATATGTGACTTTGGTATGGCGCGACAGTATGGGAGCCCTCTTAAGCCTTACACAACCAAGGTGGTGACTCAGTGGTATAG GGCTCCTGAACTTTTACTTGGAGCAAAGAAGTATTCAACAGCCGTGGACATGTGGTCTGTGGGATGTATAATGGCTGAATTGTTAGCTAAGGAACCCCTGTTCAAAGGGACAAGTGAAATTGATCAGCTTCGCAAG ATATTTGATACTCTTGGTGTTCCAAGTGAGAAGATTTGGCCTGGGTTTTCTGAATTACCAGGTTCCAAAGCAAATTATTCTAAGCAACC GTATAACTTGTTGCGCAAGAAGTTTCCTGCAGCATCTTTTACTGGATCTGCCGTTCTTTCTGATGCTGGATTTGACCTGTTGAACAGGCTTCTTACCTATGACCCTGAGAAA AGAATAACAGCAGATGATGCTCTTAATCATGATTGGTTCCGGGAGCTTCCCCTGCCAAAATCTAAAGATTTCTTGCCTACTTTCCCACCAAAAGTGTGA
- the LOC105764776 gene encoding cyclin-dependent kinase G-2 isoform X2 — MLDDGVQQPPEKKRKFSPIVWDLEDKEGRFSSKNRDVVTTSILSSPSSPSKVSNTVSNQVYKHQPFSANVIKEVEHMVSKSLVSDFGAALSPSLPDQQCLDDEQEPELIGKENVRAPNIFTSRWASDSDDEDGSLTEDKISRSSSLESGELEREELEVDRAQSDQRSSSVLSACEDGGMECKLDSGDVMDIDDMRDEDAVVDQSDLGVEEPAGGCMNMLHGCRSVFEYEKLNKISEGTYGIVYRAKDKMTGEIVALKKVKILDRRDLEEYGFPVTSLREINILASFHHPSIVKAREVVVDDHDNVYMVMEYMEHDLKWLMDSMKRRFSTSDVKCLILQLLEGVKYLHDNWVLHRDLKTSNLLLNNQGELKICDFGMARQYGSPLKPYTTKVVTQWYRAPELLLGAKKYSTAVDMWSVGCIMAELLAKEPLFKGTSEIDQLRKIFDTLGVPSEKIWPGFSELPGSKANYSKQPYNLLRKKFPAASFTGSAVLSDAGFDLLNRLLTYDPEKRITADDALNHDWFRELPLPKSKDFLPTFPPKV; from the exons ATGTTGGATGATGGGGTTCAGCAGCCCCCGGAAAAAAAGAGGAAGTTTTCCCCGATTGTATGGGACCTGGAAGACAAAGAAGGAAGATTTTCATCCAAGAACAGGGATGTTGTGACGACTAGCATTCTGTCATCTCCTTCTTCACCTTCCAAAGTGTCAAATACTGTTTCCAATCAGGTTTATAAGCATCAACCGTTCTCTGCAAACGTGATCAAAGAAGTGGAGCATATGGTATCCAAGTCTTTGGTGTCTGATTTTGGTGCTGCTTTATCTCCTTCACTGCCTGACCAGCAATGCCTGGATGATGAACAAGAACCAGAGTTgattggaaaagaaaatgttcGAGCACCCAACATATTTACATCACGTTGGGCTTCTGATAGTGATGATGAAGATGGATCTCTAACGGAGGATAAGATTAGTAGGAGTTCGAGTCTTGAGAGTGGAGAGCTTGAAAGAGAGGAGTTGGAAGTAGATAGGGCACAGTCTGATCAAAGAAGCAGCAGTGTACTGTCTGCTTGTGAGGATGGAGGCATGGAGTGTAAGTTGGACTCTGGTGATGTGATGGACATTGATGACATGCGTGACGAAGATGCTGTTGTTGATCAGTCAGATTTAGGTGTTGAAGAGCCAGCAGGAGGTTGTATGAACATGCTTCATGGTTGCAGAAGTGTTTTTGAGTatgaaaaattgaacaaaataagtGAAGGTACATATGGTATTGTTTACCGAGCTAAGGATAAGATGACAGGAGAAATTGTGGCACTGAAGAAGGTGAAGATTCTTGATCGAAGAGATTTAGAAGAATATGGTTTCCCTGTGACATCACTGAGAGAAATTAATATTCTTGCGTCTTTTCATCACCCTTCAATTGTGAAAGCTAGAGAAGTTGTTGTAGATGACCATGACAATGTTTACATGGTTATGGAGTACATGGAACATGACCTCAAGTGGCTAATGGACTCGATGAAACGACGATTCAGTACCAGTGATGTTAAATGTTTGATTCTACAGCTACTGGAGGGTGTGAAATATCTTCATGATAATTGGGTACTTCATAGGGATTTGAAAACATCCAATCTTCTCTTGAACAATCAAGGTGAACTCAAAATATGTGACTTTGGTATGGCGCGACAGTATGGGAGCCCTCTTAAGCCTTACACAACCAAGGTGGTGACTCAGTGGTATAG GGCTCCTGAACTTTTACTTGGAGCAAAGAAGTATTCAACAGCCGTGGACATGTGGTCTGTGGGATGTATAATGGCTGAATTGTTAGCTAAGGAACCCCTGTTCAAAGGGACAAGTGAAATTGATCAGCTTCGCAAG ATATTTGATACTCTTGGTGTTCCAAGTGAGAAGATTTGGCCTGGGTTTTCTGAATTACCAGGTTCCAAAGCAAATTATTCTAAGCAACC GTATAACTTGTTGCGCAAGAAGTTTCCTGCAGCATCTTTTACTGGATCTGCCGTTCTTTCTGATGCTGGATTTGACCTGTTGAACAGGCTTCTTACCTATGACCCTGAGAAA AGAATAACAGCAGATGATGCTCTTAATCATGATTGGTTCCGGGAGCTTCCCCTGCCAAAATCTAAAGATTTCTTGCCTACTTTCCCACCAAAAGTGTGA